A segment of the Strix uralensis isolate ZFMK-TIS-50842 chromosome 12, bStrUra1, whole genome shotgun sequence genome:
TGGATGTTTCTTGCACAAGGAGAGGATCCCATTACTATTTAAAGACCCCAAGCAGTGGCTCTCACATGCCTCCCTTGCTGGGTGACCCCCAGGGTGATGCACCCTTACTCTAGCACCAGCTTCTGCTCTCAGCCATTGAGTCTCCTTCTCCACCAAGTCTGCTGACAGAGAGACCCCTCTGCTTCCAGCCATCTGCTCCCTCACAGCTACGTCTCCATCCCCATCCAGGCACCATATACGGTGTGAAAGACCTACCCGGGTGCCCCTCCACCCTGTGGCCTGTGACCTCAGGGTGTCTCTGCCTCTGCCATGCTCACCCCAGCCCACCAGGCAGAGCTTGAGGAGGAAGTGGTCATGGTAGGCATTGAAGACTTCGATCACAAGCCGGTAGAGGTTGTAGCCCTCGATTCCCATCCAGGTGAGGCAGCTCAGGAGGGAGAAGTGCAGGAacagccccccagctctgcagactgCCTCACTGCTGCTGGAAGCCAAGTGCTCAGAGATGAGGAAGGTGACGTCCAGGAGGAAGATGGCACCCAGCAGGTTCATGTGGATTTGCATGCTCGTGATCTGATCTCGCTGCTTGCTTCTGAAGAATTGAGGGGGGAGACCTCACCACCATGCCTGGCCAACATCCCTGGTGCCCCACAACACCCCACAGCTCTGCATGGGACAACTTGCCCCAGCCAGAAGAGCCAGGAGACCCTCTGGTGGTGTCAGGGGCTGAGAGCCTAACCCCATGGATGGGACCACCCGTTACATGTGCAAATTCAGGTCCCTGCAGTTGACCTTGCATTTCAGGTCTAGGCCATGGTGGGTAGGGAGCAACATCATTTCAGCTCTGAATCATCCACGTAGGATCAGTGACATGACTCAGGAGAAGACACCTTGAAAAGATCTTTGCAGGCTTCTGCTTGCTGGGTCTATAACAACAACAACTAAGCTGATTTTCCAAAATAATTGAAACCAGCCAGTGTTTACAAGCGCCCTGCAGGAGACCTGACCAATGGTGTGGTTTCTGGAGAGAACTCCGCTTTCCTCAAGCATGGCTCCTTCAGCATGCTTCTAGCCAGGCCACCAACTGCATTTGGAGAACTTGCGCCCACCCAGCTGTGGTAGCAATGGACAGGACACAGACAGGGAGAGCGGGGTGAACTGTCAGACTGTACCTGAAGTAAAGGAAGAAGATGGTGCAAATGGATGCCAAAGCTGAGATCAGGCAGCCGATGTAGGTTATGATACTCAGGTAATCCCTGTGTATGTAGGTGATCTCGGGGGAGGATACCTGAGGAGAAGGAGGAACAAGAGATGGTGAGGAAGAACAGCTGGTGGGAACGATGTAGAGAGCTGCGGGAAGGTGCTACCCACCATCAGCACGGCAAAGTAGGTGAGGTGGTTGCATCTGCAGTCCGTCTGGCTGTCCCCCGTCGTTGTTGTACAACCGTAGCTGTCCCAGCTCCCAGAGCTGGCTGCGCAAGAGAAAGGGAGAGCGGCTGCTGAGCAGCAGGAACATCTGCTTTGGGTTTGTGGATCTTCAGGGCAAGGTGTCcatggcagggaggaggacaAAAGCAGGCGTCCCAGCTTGTCCCAGGCCAAGCACACACGCTCAGATAGCACCCTCAGTATCAGGACCCATCCCTAGGGAGGGGGAAAGCTCTTAGGTTAGCTATGGAGGGAAAAACCTGAAATCAACCCCTAGGAAAGGATTAGGAAGCTGGAGCAAGGAAGGGAGGTGCAGGGTGACTTTTACCCCTACCAGCGGGTCTGTGGTACCCTGCAAAAGGAGCAAAGGCCATGACTGGCTTCACACCCAGGTGTAGGAGCACTCACCGGTGGTGTCCTCCTGCCAGAAGACGCACAGTGGGGTCACGTTCCTCTGCAATGACAAAATCATGAGCCCTGATCAGGATGCAGCTGGGGGTTTGTTGCCCAGCCAGCACATCTGATAGGGGAGAACATAGGGCAGGAGGTGAGACAGTCTCAGTAGACAAACTGTCCTGTGTCATGGGAGTGGGCTCCAGGCAGAGACCGTTCTCTTGGCAGCTTGTGGAGCAGATACCTCCTCCCACGTCCCCTTTTTCAAACAAGGGGTTCAGCTTTGAGCAGGTGCCTGGCAGGGCCATGAATGAGTCAAGGGACTGTTAACTTCACATGTCCCCCAGCCCTGGAGATTGTGCTGGAGGTGACACATCAGCAAAGCAGCACCTCCTGGTCAACTGCAGGCAGTGCCACCCCCAGTGCACATGGTGAAGCCACGATCATGATACAGCCCCAGAAGTCGTAGCAGACGCTGTACAGGCAGGCCAAGGGCATGGACCTGCTGGACTGTGACCACTCTCTAAGCTGGCAGGGCCTGAGCCCTCCTTGCCCCTCCACTCCTGGTGGGATTGGGTTCAATGAGGCTGTTTCCCCACCTACCGGAAGCTGGTTGTGGAAGAAAGTGAGGACCACTGGGTCGGAGAGGTTGGCCACCACCGTGTCCACCAGAGAGATGCCAACCACCCTGTCACCCAGGACGTGGCTGTTGTTTTCATCCTGTTGGAGAAGAAGAGGAGGCAGTGGCAGCACGGGAAGGGAGAGCTGCCAGGCATGAAGTGGATTAGTGTCCCCAAGAAGGAGGTCCCATGCCTCTTCCCCATCAAGCTTGTAGCTCATCTTTGAAGCATCTTCTCTGAGCAAGCACTGGCACCCTGGTCTGGGGAGCATTCCTGCTGCCCTGTACCACCAGAGCCCCCAGCACAGCGGGGACACCCCACCATGCCACACACATGATCTTACCTGGAACATGGTCTGGCTGTTAATGTCCATGAGGAGTACCCTGtgctccaccacctcctccctctcctttgcCGTCACAAACAGGCTGCTCGGCAGGTCCACCGCGAAACCATAGACTTCTCCGCCCTCCTGCAAGGAGGAACTTGTCAGGAGAGAGGTTGCGAGATGATGCCCGTGGGTCAGGCACCAGGGCAGGCTACCCAGGACCCACCTCTCTTTGGGAAGCAAAGGCCAGGTGCTGAGGAGCCCGAGGGGGCTGGACCCTCAGGACGGTCGCGTGCACGGTGGCCTTCCCAAAGGTCTGGTTCTGCCCTTCGAGCTCCACCTTGCCCAGTGTCTTCTCCAGCTCCCCGAGTTTGCTGTTGGGGAAGGGGTGCAGTGAGCAGGATGCAGCGGGCATGGCACTGGCGGCAGCAGGAACGGCGCAAGCCTGGAACTCACTGCCGAAGTGTCAGCTGCTCCGTGGCTCCCACAGCTGGTGCCGAGGGCTGGGCGATGAGGCTGTCCAAGGCGGCGAGCTGCTCCTCCACGTCCTCCTCCCAGACGGGCATGCTCTCTGGGGGCGCTGACAGACACATGAAAGGAAATGCCATGAGATGCATGGGCAGAGCCAGCTTCCCTGTGCCCCAAACTAACCGGGCACAGCCCTGGTGGGAGCAGAAAGCAGAGGGCTTCAAGGTGACCCCAAGTCTGGGAAGTTGATGGAGACCCCAACCCAGAGGGCTTCTCCTGCCAGCCAGAACTCAGCTCCCACCAAGGCCATTGGGACCAGGCTGGCTGAGGCTTGTTAGGTGCCTAGTATTGCAGACAGGACCCTCAGAGAACTCTGCAAAGCACATGATTTCCCAGGAATTCAGGGGGCAAACCACTTCTGGAAATCTCCATCTTCATCCCTAGGGAGCCTGGGTACTGGGGGCTGCCTCTGGGCTCCTTCAAGCAAACCTATGTCCCCTTCCATCACCCTTCAGCTGTGTCTTCACATCATCATGCTGTAGCACATACTGGGACACCACCAGTGATCTGCTGATGGCTAGAGAATGGGCTGGGGATGAAACAGaccttttattttgttaaaataagatCAAATTTCCTTTACCAGGGAAGAAGTATTCAGGTGCACTGTCAAGGGAGGTGTTCTTCCCGCCCTTTGAGATGTAGGACACGTTGAAGATGGAGGTGCTGGTTCTTTCAGTCTTCTGACTCTCCTTCCCCCGGGTGATGCTGCTGGACGGATCCCCACCCAGGAGGAAGCTCTGCTTCCCGTACGCCAGCCTCAGGGTCTTGTTGGCCTTGAACCAGTAGATGCAGAAGCGGTACCTGCCCAAGGCCGGGGGCAAGCTGTACTTGTAGTAAGAGTTTCTTCTGTTTGGCGAAAAGGGCCTTTTTATTATCAGTGCCTGAGCCGTGTTCTCGATGGAGATGGTGGCGGGGCCATGCTCGTAGATGACGGAGCTGTTCTGGGTCTGGTTTCGGTCACCGCAGAAGTGGAAGTCCTCTTCCCGGCGGCTGCTGGCTCCCACCCCTGCAGTGCACAAGTGCACAGAGATGCCGGTTCAGCCAGAGGGGCGGCCACCCCCCGCAAACACCACTCCCCCGCGGCAGCGTTGTGCATGGCACACCGGGCCCTCTGCCCCAGTCATCCCGACCCTGTTCCAGACGGGCTGCGTGATGTTGGCCACCTCCCTGATGtccccacagctgctctgggaggaTTCACTGGGGTTCCTGGGGCAGCAGGACCTCCTGTCTCTTAGGGtcaccctctcccagccccacatCAGCAGAGACTGGCAAAGGACCTCTCCATCACCAGAAGGGATGGATGGAGACCATCTCCTTTCCCTGGAAAGGACCCATCCTGCCCCAGAGACGACACCAGAGGCACATCAGCCCATGTGACATTTCACCTCTGTGGAAGCCACGGCTGCAAATGCCCCTTGGTGTCCCCCAGACAATTTTTTGGGGCTGCCAATTATTCCCAGCATCCCAAATTTGGTTCACCATCCCAGGGAAGGATTTGGTGGGGGCAGTCTACcttggagaggggagagaaggagcagaaggaGGACCTTCATCCCGCGTGGCTCTCTGCTTTGGTTTGGCCTCCAAGGAGAAAGCAGAGCCTGGAAGGATACAAAGGAAAGGGGACATGTGAGTATTTGGTTATCACCCATCCCATGGGGTCAGGGGATGGAGAGCAAACGCTGTGCTGGTGGGACACTGGCCGGTGCCTCTGCTGCCAGGAGAAGCCACGAGCTCCGGGCACCCCGCCCAGCCACAACGCTGGAAGGATGGGGGGCCGGCAGCCGGGCCCCCCTGCTCTCAGCACGGAGAGGGTGTCACACCGCCCTGGCAAAGGCGCCAACCACCAGCGATGCAGCATGGGAGGGGTCCCCTGTTCCACTCCCTGCTTCACATCTCAGTTCGGGCCTCGGCTTCTTACAACCAGCAAtagaaacagaaggaaacagcagTTTCCTAATGCACCAGccctaaaattattttctcaggtGCTTTCAGCTTCTGCAGATTAGCTGAGGAGCCGGGCACGCTGCAAACCTCTCCATCATTTCAGTCTAGCAGAAATGAGCTCTCCTGGGCTCATCCTGGAGATGCCGACACAACCACTACAGCTGCCAAAACCCCTTCTACCCATCATGACCAGCTGGGCAACGTCCTCTGCATCCCCTTTCCCCACTCCTTCATCCTGCACTCTGCTCCACCacccttttctttgtctttatatGTGGCCAGAGCTCCTGTGACCTGCACTCGGGCCAGCGCTGAGCACCCTAGGGTGCTGCTGCACCCACGCGCTCCACAGCTCTCACACCCACAGTCCTTCCCATCACACCTCCACCTTCCCCCCGCCACAGACTGCATCTCCAGTGCTGCTGGGATGCACCGAGCTTCACCTCCTCCTTGTCCTGCTGTCACCCCACCGATGGGTCGAGGCTGGTGGGACCCATCCTGCCAGGGTCCAGCAACCAGCGGGAGCCCCGCCAAGGAGGGACGGCATCGGTGGAGGCTGCCGGACCAGCCAGCAGAGCCACCCAAAGCCAAGCCAGCACCCAGTTTGCCACTGCTGTATCAAAGCATCCTTCTCAAAACCCACCGAGTGGCCAAATCCTGTTTCATCTGCTGCAAGCAGGTGTCAGGGCACCCACCAGCATCACCTGCAAAGGCTTGTGAGCTCTCCCAGGCGCCCAGGGGTCTTCAGATGGGAAGGCTGGGGGAAAACCACTTGCTTGAAAACTCTGTGTCCCTGTTAGCGGGCTTCTCCCACCACCACAGGCTTCTGCCAGAGGTTCCTCTGCCCAGCACAGACCCAGGGACATCCTACACTGGTGCATCCCCACAGGCACCTCTCGCCGTCCCTCCCAGTCTGCTTCTCGCAGCAGTTTATCACCGGAAGACGGGGGCTTTGGGTTATTAATTAACCTGCTGCCATGGGTATAATTGAGTGTAGTGCTAACGAGGTTTCCCGGtgtgggctgggagcagcagctgaaTGTGGAATGTGTCTGGCATCCTGATGCCTTGCCGCACACTTGGGAATCGTGCGTGTGTAATGAAAAACACAGATCCGGGGTGGCAAAATGCCGGCGGCAATGGGAAGCACCTGGATGGCAACAGAGCAGCACATGAATGCCAACCGCGTTGTGATGGCACCGAGCTGGCACGCCAGGAAAGCATCCCCTCCGGACAGGGAATGCTGAATCTCCAGGCTGCAGCCCATCCCGCTGCACTGGCATCTTTAGAACTTTATTGGGGTGGTTGGAGGACAGGATCAGCCCCTTTCAGCCGTTACTCAACCGGGACCAGAAATCCCTGAGGGGATGTGGGTGGGGGAGCTGGTATTTCCCCTCCAAGCCCTATATGGTCCCGCTTGCCCCGACACCAATTGCTGTTTCCTGAGCCGAACAATAGCGAGAGAAAATCCCCCGAAAATGGTTTCGCAGCGGGAAAACACGGTTCCTATCCGTGACGGTGATAAGCAGCGCTGGAGGCAGCCAGAAGCGCTGAGCCCACGCcggggctggatcctgccccgTCATCTTTCCACCCCTGGGTGACAGTGCGGATGTGCATCACTGACGTGCCCCAGTACCTGGGGGCGGCGATGCTGCATGTCCCCACTACCACCAAGGCATCTCCCCAGTGTCACCCGTTTCCAAAAGCCCCATGCTACCGCAGCCACCAAGCAGAACCCCCCTTTGGCACCAACCCTACCTCCTcttcaccatccccagggcaggATGGCTTTACCCGCTGCCCCAGCCAGAGCCTGGGAGCTGAGCTCCTCCAAGAACAATAACATATAGAAAAACTCCTGGTTTGGCCCCAAAATCAGCCAGATGATGTAAAAAGAGGTGGCACGGACACTGCTGGGGCTACACAGTCTGGACAAGGCTCCC
Coding sequences within it:
- the ADGRG1 gene encoding adhesion G-protein coupled receptor G1 — protein: MKVLLLLLLSPLQGVGASSRREEDFHFCGDRNQTQNSSVIYEHGPATISIENTAQALIIKRPFSPNRRNSYYKYSLPPALGRYRFCIYWFKANKTLRLAYGKQSFLLGGDPSSSITRGKESQKTERTSTSIFNVSYISKGGKNTSLDSAPEYFFPAPPESMPVWEEDVEEQLAALDSLIAQPSAPAVGATEQLTLRHKLGELEKTLGKVELEGQNQTFGKATVHATVLRVQPPRAPQHLAFASQREEGGEVYGFAVDLPSSLFVTAKEREEVVEHRVLLMDINSQTMFQDENNSHVLGDRVVGISLVDTVVANLSDPVVLTFFHNQLPRNVTPLCVFWQEDTTASSGSWDSYGCTTTTGDSQTDCRCNHLTYFAVLMVSSPEITYIHRDYLSIITYIGCLISALASICTIFFLYFRSKQRDQITSMQIHMNLLGAIFLLDVTFLISEHLASSSSEAVCRAGGLFLHFSLLSCLTWMGIEGYNLYRLVIEVFNAYHDHFLLKLCLVGWGLPFFCVTLIFLASWTNYGPFSIPVYESVGGKSTNATICWITSPLIHNVVNLGFFSLVFLFNSVMLGAMVREILRQNKKGHKLKHILALFGLSILLGIPWALVFFSFTSGVFRLVSLYIFTIINSLQGFLIFLWYWTMVLQARKSPDSQSSSDSVKLQPNSSQSHLG